Proteins encoded together in one Eublepharis macularius isolate TG4126 chromosome 2, MPM_Emac_v1.0, whole genome shotgun sequence window:
- the SYNJ2BP gene encoding synaptojanin-2-binding protein — translation MNGGVEDLLTEEVINLTRGPSGLGFNIVGGTDQQYFSNDSSIYVSRIKENGAAALDGRLQEGDKILAVNGKDLKNMLHQHAVDLFRTAGDEVSLKVQHRLLPQNGPSSHRGDGEPGGIPLAVILVPGLAIAVAAVWAFLRYRQRV, via the exons ATGAATGGAGGGGTGGAGGATCTCCTCACTGAGGAAGTAATCAATCTCACCAGAGGACCTTCAG GCTTGGGTTTTAACATAGTTGGAGGGACAGACCAACAATACTTCTCCAATGACAGCAGCATCTATGTCAGTCGCATTAAAGAAAATGGAGCCGCTGCCCTTGATGGACGCCTACAAGAGGGAGACAAAATTTTAGCA GTTAATGGCAAGGACCTGAAGAACATGCTGCACCAGCATGCTGTGGATCTCTTCCGAACTGCGGGCGATGAAGTGTCATTAAAGGTCCAACACAGG CTGCTGCCTCAGAACGGTCCTTCAAGCCACCGAGGAGATGGAGAGCCTGGAGGTATTCCTTTGGCTGTGATTTTGGTGCCTGGGCTGGCCATTGCAGTAGCTGCAGTGTGGGCCTTCCTGAGATACCGACAGAGGGTGTGA